A window of Castanea sativa cultivar Marrone di Chiusa Pesio chromosome 1, ASM4071231v1 contains these coding sequences:
- the LOC142628781 gene encoding putative mitochondrial protein AtMg00310, whose translation MSVFKLPDTFCDEMTSMVRNFWWGQKEGRNKIAWLSWDKMCIPKKDGGLGFRDLKAFNRALLEKQGWCLQTNTHSLLHRVFKARYFPDHDFLHAELGRKPSYTWRSIMSAQDVVKVGPRWRVGDGTSIHIWRDKWLPKPSTFQVISCQNTLPTTTTVLELIDEVTGEWKIDLVKSVFLPDDAQAILGIPRSNRRTKYCMIWAYTPKGTFTVNNAYKVALSLIPLKTMEGASHTNNLS comes from the coding sequence ATGAGTGTCTTTAAACTTCCAGACACCTTCTGTGATGAGATGACTAGTATGGTTCGAAacttttggtgggggcaaaagGAAGGACGAAACAAAATAGCTTGGTTGAGTTGGGATAAGATGTGTATACCTAAAAAAGATGGAGGCTTGGGGTTTCGTGATCTCAAAGCTTTCAACAGGGCTCTCTTGGAAAAGCAGGGCTGGTGCCTCCAAACCAATACACATTCCCTACTTCACCGTGTTTTCAAGGCACGTTACTTCCCTGACCATGATTTCCTCCATGCTGAACTTGGACGAAAACCCTCCTATACTTGGAGAAGTATAATGTCCGCTCAGGACGTTGTTAAAGTCGGACCAAGATGGCGGGTGGGTGATGGCACTTCGATACATATTTGGAGAGATAAATGGCTCCCAAAACCTTCTACATTCCAAGTTATCTCTTGTCAAAACACTTTGCCTACTACTACAACTGTTTTGGAGCTTATTGATGAAGTCACAGGAGAGTGGAAGATCGACTTGGTCAAAAGTGTCTTCCTTCCCGACGATGCTCAAGCCATACTCGGCATCCCACGTAGCAACAGACGCACAAAGTACTGCATGATATGGGCTTACACACCTAAGGGTACTTTCACTGTTAATAATGCTTACAAAGTTGCCTTATCTCTAATTCCGTTGAAGACAATGGAGGGAGCCTCACACACCAACAACTTGAGTTAG
- the LOC142628772 gene encoding uncharacterized protein LOC142628772 yields the protein MQHIGQDVIELVVAVTWCIWYNRNKARHGSRRQSTNEILHKARTILEDFQAAHFKLPQLTSPSDARWVRPSYPWFKINTDAALFNDLRTVGIGAIICDHEGEVIATLSQHLQLPLGPLEAEAKVLDVAVLFAWDIGIRDVIFETDSNMVFTILSGSTTPPTTIVDFMESIQLKLHDFRYSQVQHVCRQGNKPAHALVQHAKGIHGFVTWIEECPQFIESFVFHDAMYLSSS from the coding sequence ATGCAACACATTGGCCAGGACGTGATTGAGCTTGTCGTTGCTGTCACATGGTGTATTTGGTACAACCGTAACAAAGCACGTCATGGCTCTCGAAGGCAGTCCACCAACGAGATCTTACACAAAGCTCGCACCATTCTTGAGGATTTCCAGGCAGCCCACTTCAAGCTCCCTCAACTCACAAGCCCATCAGATGCTCGCTGGGTCCGACCCTCATACCCGTGGTTCAAGATCAACACTGACGCAGCACTCTTCAACGATCTCAGAACAGTGGGCATCGGTGCTATCATCTGTGACCACGAGGGAGAAGTCATTGCCACCTTGAGTCAGCACCTGCAACTACCTTTGGGTCCTTTGGAGGCAGAAGCAAAAGTCTTGGACGTGGCTGTCTTGTTTGCATGGGATATAGGCATACGTGATGTGATTTTTGAGACTGACTCCAACATGGTTTTCACTATTCTATCGGGCTCCACCACACCACCAACTACAATTGTTGACTTCATGGAAAGCATTCAACTGAAGTTGCACGACTTTAGGTACTCTCAAGTTCAACACGTGTGTAGGCAAGGCAACAAACCGGCACATGCTTTAGTACAGCATGCCAAGGGTATTCATGGCTTTGTAACTTGGATAGAGGAATGTCCACAGTTTATTGAATCTTTTGTGTTTCATGATGCTATGTACTTATCCTCTTCATAA